In Fragaria vesca subsp. vesca linkage group LG1, FraVesHawaii_1.0, whole genome shotgun sequence, the sequence GCGACAATGCTATTGCCGTGCTTGCCACCACTAGGAATCAAGGATGTACCTTCTTTTCTGTACGACCATGCCAAATCTTACCCATCTTTGTTCAACTCTTCTAGGGATCAATTCTCTAATTTATCGGAAGCAAAATGCCTGTTGTGGAACACTTTCGATTTGTTGGAAGACGAGGTAACTACTTGATGATCCATTTGTATATTTTAGTTAATCAGTGAGTAATTGTGTCAATTTAGGGCCAGGCGGATAATTAATTTTATAAATGACCATTTCTAAACTTGATAAGTTGATTGTTCTCTCTAGTCTATGCTGCATGTTGATTAAATACAAACTTTTGTTAGGTATTGGAATGGATGACAAGTACTCTGTCTCGGTCAATCATGACAATAGGGCCAACTATTCCATCGATGTTTTTAGACAAGAGGTTTGAGGATGATCTAGACTATAGTTTCAACCTTTACAGCCCTAATGTGGATGCATGCATGAAGTGGCTAGACTGCCAAGAAAACGGCTCAGTTGTTTATGTATCATTTGGAAGCTACGCTAGCCCTAGCAAGGATCAAATGGAGGAAATAGCATGGGGTCTGAAGAACAGCAACTACAACATCCTATGGGTGGTTAAACAATCAGAGAAGGAAAAGCTTCCTATCAATTTCGTGGAGGGAATATCAGAGAAAGGTCTTGTTGTGAGTTGGTGTTCACAGCTACAAGTTTTGGCACACAAAGCTGTGGGATGCTTTGTTACACACTGTGGATGGAATTCGATACTAGAAGCATTGAGCTTGGGGGTACCAATGGTGGCAATGCCACAATGGTCTGATCAAACAACTAATGCCAAGTTTATTGAGGATGTATGGAAAACAGGAGTTAGGGTGAAAGTGAACGAAAAGTTAGGTGTTGCCACAAGAGATGAAATAGCTTGGTGTATTACCACAGTCCTGGAAGAGGGGAGTGGGATGGAGATGAGAAAGGCTTCACTTAAGTGGAAGAGATTGGCTAAAGAAGCAGTCGATGTAGGAGGAAGCTCCGATAAGAACATGGATGAACTTGTTGCAAAACTTGAGTTATAATTTGACATATGCATGTAGCGTGGACGTCATATAATGAAAAATTCAATAAATGTAATTAAACCTAGCTACTGTTGAAAGTGTACGTGTTTCGGGAGTTTGTACAAGCTAGCTATGAAGCATCTTATATGAAATAATTTGGATTGATCGATGTGATTTTTTTTGTTTTCTTCAATTAAAATTGACGACGTGTTTTGGAATCGGGGACATATAATTATCTTGGATATACAATTTCAAAATGCATCCTTTATCAATCAATCAATTAGACTTAAAATCCCACAACCCACAGTTTTTTTTATTTTTGATTTTTTGATTTTTAAATCCTACAACCCACAGTTCCACTATTAAGTTAACATCAGGTGATCAGGGCACGAGAATTGATATAAAGAAGGACACCAAGGTAGGCCCAAAACTGAGACCAAAAAGAAAAAAGCTAGGCCCAGATCAACGATCGAATGGGGCTGGTGTTAGAACTAGAATGCATGCGGAGGGCAGGGTTTCAAGCCCTTTAATTCTATCTCTATTATTACAAAGCCAGACCCTCAAAAGTTTCACCAAATTTATGAACTTCTATAATTACCTTTAATGAATCAACTAACACAANNNNNNNNNNNNNNNNNNNNGGAACATGAAACCAATTTTCAAACAGGCACGAGCAACATGTTCGGCTAAATATTTCTTCTAAAAAAAAATAAATAAAAAAAAATAAAAAAACTTACTTGCCTTCGTTATAGACAAAACTCGTAGTGCTATTCCCATGGAATATATAATAGACGTCCGTACAACGAGGCAGAGCTGCAATTTTATTTACACATGAAGCATGTGATCGAGTTTGTTCCGTGATCACCGTATCAACAAGAAGACATGCATAATCTAATTAATTTCAACATGAAGAATTATAAACTTAGAAAAGCAGCGGATGGTAATTAACTAGTTTTAGTTATATGCATGGTTCTTGAGGGATCATTAATTAATGGGAAAAGGGATCTTTAATACGCGGCTGAAATTAGTGCATATATAATGCGGCAAGCATACCTGATTGAGCTTCGAACAAGCAAATATTTGATGGCATCTTTCTGGTCACCAATAATAAATTTAGGATTTAACTTCAATTAGTGTCGACGGGATTCAAATTTATGTATGAAAATTCTACACCTAGGCTCTTTTTAACTCGACCACATGTGCTGTTTATGAACAACATGATTTCCTTGTTCCGATCCCTCCTTCACACTGCCACGATCAAACCTGCAATCTATACAGAGTTACAGACTATTTAATCCATCAGCTGCAAGCCCAATTAATTTAATTTGTTCATATATATCACTATATATATAAATGAAACTTGCGCACTTCAATTTTCCTGTAAAATATATATGTCAACGGAAAATATATTAATAAGATAAACAACTAGACAAGATTTTATAAACCCAGAAAATGTTAGCTGCATTTAAAATTAAGAAGTTAAATTACTTCCACTAGCTAGCGTATGTACATACTGTATGAATATGTTCATGTTGTTTAATGCACCAATATATTGATGGATGTCACATATGGCCCGGCTAGATAGGCACATATATACTGATTAATCGATCTCTTTATTCTTTAACTCATAGTTTCATACCTATGCTGCCATATATATATGCCCATACATGTATATGACAAAATGTGTTCTATACTGAAAGGCCAGACTTTATTTGAGTTTTTCTCCATTTTAGGGACATATTCTCTACAACAGTCCCTAAAATCAGAATGAGGAAAGAGAATAACAAAGCCCTTAAATTTACATCAATCTCTAAAACATTTAAAGAAGGATTATGATTATTTTGTCGATTGCCCTAACATAGGGATTGAGTCCGTTCGAGTTGGAGCATAAAATGATTAGAAATTTTGCTTATACTTCTTTACAATAGAGAAATTATAAAAAAAAAAAACACATTGAAAATGTTCTAATTACAATAGAGAAATTATAAAAAATGCGTTGAAAATGCTCTAAAGTATAAATTAGATGCGTTACTTCAATCATACGAAGATGTGATGACTTGTGAGAATGATTAAACAACATTCCACCACCCCCACCAGACATTCTAGAAGCTAGGCCGGAAAATTGATGCAACAATATGATAGAGATGTTTTGTTATTTAGTTTTCTGAAAGAACATGCAACTATTAGTGAGTAGCTGGGCATAGACCTCGAGCGTTTATGGATCTATCTAGCTAGCTACTCAAAATATATATGGTAAGGCATAATTGCTAATTTGTTACCTTAATTTTTACCTTGGTGTCAATTTGCTACCTTAACTTTTATTTCAGTCAATTTGCTACCTTTTTATTAAATTTGTTAATTTAGGCTTTCAAGATTAACCAATTTACTATCAAAATTTCAATACCGACTAATTTTAACCTTCAATTTTCAGAATTAATTCATGTTTGAATGAAGAAATGAATAAATTAAAATGACAAAAATGTATTAAATTGACACTAAGGTGAAAGTTAGGGTAACAATTTGGCTAAAAAGTCATATTGTAATCCTGATCCATATATATATATATATATATATATATATATATACACAGCCCTTCTCGGCTGCGGACGTCCGCACCAAAGTTTTTGGTGCGGATTTCCATTTTTGCACCACTTTCCAATCGAATTTCCTCAAACTTCCTTCTAGACATATCTAGATCATCTTGTGTAGATCATCTCTGCAAAATTTCAGCCAATTTGATGATCGTTAAGGCCCTCAAAATTGAAAAACAAATGGAGATGATAACCGGACAAAATTCAGTCCGTCAGATTTATCTTTCGATTTTGAGGGCCTTAACGATCACCAAATTGGCTGAAATTTTGCAGAGATGATCTACACAAGATGATCTAGATATGTCTAGAAGGAAGTTTGAGGAAATTCGATCGGGAAGTGGTGCAAAAATGGAAATCCGCAACAAAACTTTGGTGCGGACGTCCTCACTTGAGAATTCCTATATATATATAGATCCGGTGCGTGCATGTTGAACGGAATTTGCAGGTCGATTGGCAACCAAACCAGCTGATCAACCGGATGTGATTATCACTTTTCAACTTGTGGTTTGATGATCACCCTTTCATCTAACTAGCTATATGAACTAATAAGTAATTATGGAGGTATTAGTTATATAAATTGTCTATATATTCTGGCTAGAGTGAAGATCGAGATCATTACTCAATACTCAATTACTCATCCATGCATCGATCGTGGTTAATTATTTATATATTTGTGTTTTTTCCCTAGATCGAGATACAAATCCAACTGCTAATCAACGCCCTGTCTGACCGAGCGAGGAAAACTATCAATCAATCAACGACCACTGATCGATTAAACATTACATCTGCATATATGCCCTAGCCAGCTATATTTCTTCTCATTTAGTCTCAAGTAGACACTTATTAACTCCTTGTTAATTAGTCGCACGTCTTCTATAAATAATGTAGTGATCGACCATATATTAGGCACATAAGCAAAGAGAGAGCTACTAGCATAGCATAGCTAGCTACATTAAGGATGAAAATGGAGAGCAGGGAAATGGGCACTGCTGCTGCTCTGCCTCAAGCTCCTCAAAGCAGAAGCACTTCTACAAGCAGTGCTCATGTTCTAGTGTTCCCTTATCCATTTCAAGGCCATATCTGCCCCATGGTTGAATTCTCCAAACGCCTAGCTTCAAAGGGTGTCAGGGTCACCGTCGTGATCACAACCATTTCTGCAGCCACCGTGGCCATGAAGCAGTTGCTAGCAGCTGAGTCCAGAAACAAGACCTCTTTCAGGGTTGAGATCATTTCTGATGGCTCCGAACACCTTCAAAAGTCGGAAAATAAAGACGAAGTTTTCAACAGGGTAGCTACGCAAAACTTATCCAACCTTATCACCGACATCAAGAACAAGAAGGATCTTGCCTCGGACAGTGATAGCAGTGATGAAGATGATGATGACTACCCGCTGAAGTGCGTCATTTACCACTCAGCCATGCCATGGGTGCTAGACGTGGCGCGACAACACGGCATAGATGGAGCTCCATTTTTTACTTGTTCAGCTGCGGTTACTGCCATCTTTCATCATTTCTATGAAGGAGTGTTGAAGATTCCTTCAAAAGATTCTGCCGCTAGATCATCTAACACCACAATGCTCATACCTTCCATGCCTGGACCGCTAGGGTTCAATGATCTACCCTCGTTTCTATGTGACGTTGATGCCTACTCAAGTTTTCTTAACTCTACCTTGAACATGTTCTCCAATATCACCCAAGTAAAGTGGATCTTCTACAACACTTACGAGAAGTTGGAGGAACAGGTATAATCCATTTAAGTAATTGTGAGTTAATAAAAATTGAGAAAATAACTGGGATAATGTGCACATATGATCGAGTTATACAACATACGATTTGTTTACTTTTCCATGCTAGCTGTTCTTGTGGTTTATAAAATTCATATGTATGCTATCTATGTCCAGGTACTTAAATGGACGGCAAGTCTGGACTGGCCGGTTAAAACAATAGGACCAACAATTCCATCATCGTTTCTGGACAAACGATTGGAGGACGAGAAAGACTACAGTCTGAGCCTGTTCAAGCCTGATCGTGTAGAGACTTGCATGAAGTGGCTAGACTCCAAGGAAACTGGCTCGGTGGTTTACGTATCGTTTGGAAGCTTGGCAAACCTAACGAAGGAGCAAATGGAAGAACTAGCATGGGGTTTGAACAATAGCAACTACCACTTCTTGTGGGTGATCAAAGAGTCAGAAAAGCAAAAGCTTCCGACCAATTTCTTCGAGGAGATATCAGAGAAGGGCCTTGTTGTGAGTTGGTGCTCCCAGCTGCAAGTCTTGGCTCACAAGGCCGTGGGGTGCTTTGTTACTCATTGCGGATGGAATTCGACACTCGAGGCATTGAGCTTGGGAGTGCCGATGGTGACATTGCCGCAGTTTGCTGATCAAACAACGAATGGTAAGTTAGTTGCAGATGTGTGGAAGGTAGGAGTGAGAGTAAAGGTGAATGAGAAAGGGTTTATAACAAAAGAAGAATTAGTAATGCGTGTAAAGCAGGTTATGGACAAGGAGGTAGGGGTGGAGATCAGAAAGGCTTCACAAATTTGGAAGAAGTTGGCTAAGGAGGCTGTGGATGAAGGAGGAAGTTCCGACAGAAACATTGAGGAGTTTGCAGCACAACTTCGATTACTGCCTTGATTCAAGTTGATATCAATTAATTTATACGTATTGCATGTATCGTCGACCTTTTTAATTTTTGTGCCTGCATTATTTGGCAATGTAATATCGTACTGAATTTGATGATCAAGGTTTATCGTATATTACTAAAGGAATAAGCTCCAGAACCATCCATATACTGTTTTTCACTTACACACACACACAAAGCTGACATTGAAAGAAGTTGTAGGAATGAAAAATGGAAATCGAAAGCAATTGCATTTGCAGAGAATACTTGATTAACTGATTTAGTAAACAAACCCCCGGCCATCTGCTTAAGTTGATACAATAATTTGCGGAAGTTGACAGTTGATCGATAATTGTGAAAGATACTGAATTGAGTAATGGCCTAGTAGGCGACTCTGTATTTTATTTCTTTTTGTTTTCATCGCATATTGATACATCGGTGCGATTTGTGAGGAACTCTTTTGCTTTGTTCTAGAAACTCTTTTGCTTTGTTCTTTCACGAGGACATTGGGACATTTTGAAAGAAATGTGAAGGTTTTTATAATCATTGTGGAGCAGTTGGGACATTTTGAAAGACATGTGAAGGTTTTTATAATCGTTGTGGAGCAGTTGTCTGTATTTGTATGTAAATGTGATAATTGATGTTAGAGATGGCATGCACTGCAGGCATACAAATCTCGTTCTTGTTTCGGTTAAGCCAGTTAATGAAATTCGACCTCCAGAAACAAATTTAACGTTTTTCTTTGCTGGGAATATGACAATGAAACACAAGGTGCATAACCAAGTGTTCCACCAATGCTCTTGGATAAACATGAAACAATCAGCTTCAACTCAAACCAGGAAGCAAGCACGCACCAACTAGATCCACCGGACCTTCAATTTCAGCTAATAACATATCAATCATCTTCAATTTCAATTAAAGATTGACTCACCATATCATGTTCATGAGCCCACATCTTTTACAGGGCATGTATTTCTTAGG encodes:
- the LOC101298821 gene encoding UDP-glycosyltransferase 74E1-like, with product MDKALIDRPTGPAVVVQNSSAVSDQTQILVFPSPGQGHMSPMIQFSKRLASKGVRVTLVITTTSSNSIQTHANSFKVEVISDGSEQGNKKSETIEEYLERFRRVTTHTLANLIITKIKTSTCTPGASESEFKLFVYDSSMPWLSDVAQQHGIAFAPFFTQSCAVTAIYHQFHQGAFMTEPSATATMLLPCLPPLGIKDVPSFLYDHAKSYPSLFNSSRDQFSNLSEAKCLLWNTFDLLEDEVLEWMTSTLSRSIMTIGPTIPSMFLDKRFEDDLDYSFNLYSPNVDACMKWLDCQENGSVVYVSFGSYASPSKDQMEEIAWGLKNSNYNILWVVKQSEKEKLPINFVEGISEKGLVVSWCSQLQVLAHKAVGCFVTHCGWNSILEALSLGVPMVAMPQWSDQTTNAKFIEDVWKTGVRVKVNEKLGVATRDEIAWCITTVLEEGSGMEMRKASLKWKRLAKEAVDVGGSSDKNMDELVAKLEL
- the LOC101299116 gene encoding UDP-glycosyltransferase 74E1-like, with the translated sequence MKMESREMGTAAALPQAPQSRSTSTSSAHVLVFPYPFQGHICPMVEFSKRLASKGVRVTVVITTISAATVAMKQLLAAESRNKTSFRVEIISDGSEHLQKSENKDEVFNRVATQNLSNLITDIKNKKDLASDSDSSDEDDDDYPLKCVIYHSAMPWVLDVARQHGIDGAPFFTCSAAVTAIFHHFYEGVLKIPSKDSAARSSNTTMLIPSMPGPLGFNDLPSFLCDVDAYSSFLNSTLNMFSNITQVKWIFYNTYEKLEEQVLKWTASLDWPVKTIGPTIPSSFLDKRLEDEKDYSLSLFKPDRVETCMKWLDSKETGSVVYVSFGSLANLTKEQMEELAWGLNNSNYHFLWVIKESEKQKLPTNFFEEISEKGLVVSWCSQLQVLAHKAVGCFVTHCGWNSTLEALSLGVPMVTLPQFADQTTNGKLVADVWKVGVRVKVNEKGFITKEELVMRVKQVMDKEVGVEIRKASQIWKKLAKEAVDEGGSSDRNIEEFAAQLRLLP